Within Anopheles nili chromosome 3, idAnoNiliSN_F5_01, whole genome shotgun sequence, the genomic segment cacatacacacacgcacacaaacatggttcgtgcggtttttgtttaaatatatcATTGCGGGTGTAATTTCGGTGCGTATTGAAAAACGTTCGCGATCGATCATAGAAtgagaacgaaagaaaggaTATGAaacaatcgaagaaaaaacgacagagcagcaacaaaaaagaaacgtccTTCGTTAGCTTGCTGATTATCGGGGTGGGAGTGGCGGGATGACGATATGCAAATCTCGCCGCCCATCACCCGTGAGCCGTAGTGGGCGGAAATATTGAACGGAAGTTTCCACTGATCGGCACAGCAAGAAAGAAGGTAACGACAAATtaggaaaaattaataaaatgtgTATTACCAGTATGGAGCATCTCGTGTTTGACCATGTTGGCCTGCTGCGCGAATGCCTTGCCACAGGTATTGCATTTGTACGGTTTTAAACCTAATAGACGAGAGAAGGAGCAAGTTTGATCGCTTTAGTGAACATTCACCGGGAAGAGCGCGTGTGAAGCAGGTGTAAGAGCGGTTCAGAAAAGGCAGATGTGAAGGGATCACCGAAACGAGTTACATGCGATGCTACGGGGCGGATTTGCAGGGATAGCACTTCCGGTATTGCACCATCTTAATGCtaaagcaacgaaaagaacGTCATATGGGAGGTGGGGATGTGTGCAATTGAGCAATGTtctttgtttcaattttgatgCTAATACGTCATTTCTTTGTGAAAGTCTTGTGCTGTAGCTCTACCACCGCGAACCGGAACACCAGAAAAAAATGGGACCGCCTCGATCCCACCATACAAATTTCCTACTCGCGGTTGGATCCAATCGAAAGATACAACAAAATGAGCATGTGGTGCAAACAAATTCACATATTGCCTTATTCACATTTGAAACCTCCACTTTTATTCTTACTGTGATCGAGAATAACAGGAGGGGGCGCATGAGCGTGACGGGAGAGAAGGGGAAGGTGGTTGGAATCATAGATAAATGGGCTAACAATTACCGGTGTGAAGCATCTGATGTTTGACCATGTTGGCTTGCTGGGCAAACGCCTTATCGCAAGTACCGCACTTGTACGGCTTCAATCCTACGGGAAAAAATACAACAGAAGAGAATGGGAATCGCTCTTAGCACAAGGACCAACTAGGACTGGCGCACAGTCGCGGACAATTCTCACTTACCAGTGTGCAACATCTGATGCTTCATCATGTTAGCCTGCTGGGCAAATGCTTTGTCGCAGGTGGGACATTTGTACGGTTTGATACCTGCAAGACAAATCAAAACCGTAGTATATAATTTCAAACTTTAGGACGTCAGGTTTAAGCGGAGAGCTAATGAGATAGATGGCGATGATGTTTAAGGTATCAAGTGAATCTAGAAAACTTGGATCAATTTAAAACTCAAAAACATGATTTACGCTTATTTGCCTATGACATGGACTTCCCACCCCGTTGCATGTAGTTGTTTGGCATCAGTCATTTTTTCCTCTTGCATTTCTCAACATAGCAAAAACTACTGTTACGAAAAATTATACGGTTGTATGGTGCAGCGAAAAGAAATATTATAAAGTGTTCGACTCAATTCAAGGCAAATCAATTCCATGTTTTCGTTAGAAACTTTAGAACTATTTTATTATTCTTGGCCCAAAACTTTCAAATATTTACTAATATTTATGACCGTACAGTGGTGTTTCTCTCAAACGCCCTGGTTCATCTGATAGCATTATTCTTAATGATAAAATTCGTTAATCCTATTTGATAGCTCTATCTTGGATCGCTTTGCAAACATGTAGCAACATTTCACAAACAATGCTGAAGCCGGAAAAATACCTAGCTACTACTAGTTCTTCTCTaatcattttttgtgtttactTTTCTGTAGTCTGTTCCATTGTACGTCTAACTTTTATGATCGGATGAATATTTGTAAAGACAGTTATAAAATATGATCGTGAAACTTTTTTTCGACGAATTCACTCAATATTACGGAGGGTGTTGGTGAATCAGAACGCGAACAATTACCGGTATGAAGCATCTCGTGTTTGACCATGTTGGCCTGCTGGGCGAATGCCTTGCCACAGGTGGAACATTTGTACGGCTTAACGCCTATCGTCACACGGCCGCAAAACGTGTCACCGCAAGGTGGGAAGGGCATCGTCGaatttggcaaacaaattCGCGACCCAACCGCATGATGTACAAAGGAGAGCATCCCGGGGCGATTCGATGGGTAGCGATGCGGATGCGTTTGATGATTAGTTGTGGGGttgatatatttatttatatatcgaTTTGATGAAGGTGTCGTTGCCGTTTTGgatttggttttgtgtttaattttttatatataatatttGAGGCAACACGTGTACGCGCGGGCGTAGCAGACGAAGGGCAAGAGAAGACGCGCGCGTATAGCCAAGCGGtcggaaaagagaaaaagagaaaatattcACCGATCAGTGACATTAGATTTATGTGAAACATATATAGAAGAGAGCACGGAAACGGACAATGgatagagaaggaaaaaaaataatacatcaaAATTATGTAGGAGAACAACTGATTACAAGCGCTATGAATCTTTAACACAAAACTAACTTATTGTtcacacaaaagcaaaacaaaagatgATGGAATGATGGGGTTACTAAAAACTAGCATAAATAACTTCACTCTTACCTGTATGTAACATTTGATGTTTCACCATGTTGGCTTGTTGTGTGAAAGCTTTTTCACATACAGGACATTTGTACGGCTTTAGTCCtacaaataacaaaaagacAGACGTATGAGAAACTATCAACAGCGCATTCAAACGGTGGTCTGTATGATGTAAGTGTTGTCCTTTCATCCCTTTTTATACACTGCTATTACTATCAGAATGAACCAAACATAAAGTCATCAATACAAATTGTGACCAAACTGTGTAAATTTGTCATCACGATAATAGCAATGCAAGGGGTAACGCGTGGTTACGATCGTTGGCAACGATAAGTACAAGATACAACTTTGAGAAtgagataaaaatgaataaattatttaccagTATGTAACATTTGATGCTTTATCATGTTGGCGTGTTGCGTAAATGCTTTTTCGCACACTGGACACTTGTAAGGCTTCAAACCTGCAtgctcaccaccaccatacGCAATAAAGACGATTCACACACGAATGATAACGATGTTTAGACGTCGGATAtcgagaaaagaagaagaaattgtACAGGAAAAATTTCATCAGAAGCTTGTTAATACAATTTTAACACACGCATTAATGCACTGTAGTACTCAATTAAAAAACGGAATAGAACCTTTAGATGGGTATAGACAATAGAAAAGATTTTAAACAAAGGATTGACATAATTATGATCGCTGCGTTATTTATCGATAATACGATTTATTAGAAATCAGTCAAGGAAATGGAAGCGTTAGCAAGAACGTAAAATAAAAGGTAATGAAAACCGCACAAACCTGTATGAAGCATTTGATGTTTGACCATATTTGCGTGTTGCGAAAATGCTTTCTCACACACTGGACATTTGTATGGTTTAAGTCCTGCAATTATACATAGTGAAAAAAAGatgtagagaaaaaaacatatagaGGAACAAATAAACGATGCaagaaaatattgttttcaaaacataattaaaacacaaattcaaatttttatcaaaatttaaaaagttTTGCCCGCCTATTTTCTTTGTTAGCCACgtaacaaaagtaaaaaaaataaataaatataccTAGAAAGGTTCGAAAATAATTTCGACTAATGGCAgtaaatcgaaaacaaaaattattctATTTATTACTAAGCAACACCAGCTCTTTTCAACTCACCCGTGTGAAGAAGTTGATGTTTCAACATGTTGGCCTGCTGTGTAAAGCATTTTTCACAGATCGGACACTTGAATGGTTTAAGTCCTGCAAAACAGACAGATgtataattaattaatcaaaatGCATAACATCGTTCGTTAACTACTTTAGCCCCTTTAGAACTAATACATCTATCAGAATGAACCAAACTTATTGATGTCGTCAAAATATAATTATGACCATACTGTGAAAAATTGTCATCAGGAAGATGCACTGGACAGGACTGGTATTGGGGACTATTAGGACATTAGCTTAACCCACTTACCGTTGTGAACGAGATCATGTCGCTGAAGGTTGGCTAATTGAGTGAAGCCCTTGTTGCAAATCTGACACACAAAAGGACCTTTGGGGAGAGCACCGTTGAAAATGAAACCTCATAAATATCATCATCATAGCGCAGTACAATAAAAAATTGAACGATTTACTTACGTTCCCCGGTGTGGGCCTTCGTATGTTTCCACATTGAACTATGGCTGGGAAATTCCTTACTACAAATGTCACATTTAAACTTATTCTCCGTCAAATGTTTGGTCCGGTGCTGCTCCATTTCATCAACCGTATCAAAACGCTGCAATACAAAGAGACATTGTAAAACACAATTGGGTTTTGAGTACCATTCCGTACAACAAGTCATTATCAATGCCTTTTCTTAATGATCATATTAATAGACATCCTGATCAAATTTTGCTATGCTACAAAAACTTGAGAAAATGCCTTGCAAAGCCAAGTAGTCCTTTCTTCCCTAATTTCTCCTACCCACGCACCGTGTGAATGCAACAGGCGAAAAGGGAACTGTTCACACTGTTTTGGGAATGCcgtggaaagaaaaggatTAAAATTGTTACGCCAACCCTCTATCGCTTCATGTCGACCTTTTTTTAGACTGTGTGGACAGTTTAGGCCGAAATGTACGAAAACGGGAGAGCAAGGAAACGCCGATGGATGAGCGTGAAAAGCGCAACAATGGATCAGTGAAAcaggtttgttatttttaaatctCTTATACATTGCTTCTTCGGCTTCAAATATAAGCTTTGAGAGGCAGGATCAGTGGATATGCGGTGACGGTGAGAGCTGAGAAACCTCATGTTTGATATCGTTACATTTTATGGGGAAAGTGTAATTTTATGAGAAGTTCAAAAagttacaaaacaaaaacatgcgtaaaggatgtttttttttaagaggACTTACCTTCCGACATTGTGGACATTTGATT encodes:
- the LOC128726431 gene encoding zinc finger and SCAN domain-containing protein 2-like, translated to MFYPLQSQFEDGVIELTRSEMLQHDPTLPDNKHSFIVSLSLGNTLINLNKIKCPQCRKRFDTVDEMEQHRTKHLTENKFKCDICSKEFPSHSSMWKHTKAHTGERPFVCQICNKGFTQLANLQRHDLVHNGLKPFKCPICEKCFTQQANMLKHQLLHTGLKPYKCPVCEKAFSQHANMVKHQMLHTGLKPYKCPVCEKAFTQHANMIKHQMLHTGLKPYKCPVCEKAFTQQANMVKHQMLHTGVKPYKCSTCGKAFAQQANMVKHEMLHTGNCSRSDSPTPSVILSEFVEKKFHDHIL